In one Lycium barbarum isolate Lr01 chromosome 7, ASM1917538v2, whole genome shotgun sequence genomic region, the following are encoded:
- the LOC132604159 gene encoding uncharacterized protein LOC132604159 isoform X2: MSRCLEYPPPGYTPKTTSNYALIESIKLQRDKERVKSERKKEKKREKKERKREKQEKAKQESSCSRNGKLISGGDNRELKTSYLQKDLENATERLEISSLSEEHGQPVCSEDPSHSSDSTGNNNKRKRPTSPSNGIHGHGTTVPIRLSSQKHGECDISTKEDCFTKSAKHEAEVSIRASAERVFPLSNNNNQLSPRISVSKQCTSSSRGTEPIAKDKKTTASCSKLHETDLELEFKNLITNCVPPSLDYDFDDQDWLFQRKDKRMRVKEKGEDINMMSCGTSALLPRAQYLDDAELYAFPFTVPF; this comes from the exons aTGTCTCGGTGCTTGGAGTACCCACCACCTGGTTATACTCCGAAAACAACCAGCAATTATGCCTTGATCGAATCGATTAAG CTCCAGAGGGACAAGGAAAGAGTCAAATcggaaaggaagaaagaaaagaaaagggagaagaaagagaggaagagagagaagcaGGAAAAGGCAAAGCAGGAGTCAAGTTGTTCTCGAAACGGGAAGTTGATTAGTGGAGGAGATAATAGGGAGTTGAAAACTAGTTACTTGCAGAAAGATTTAGAGAATGCAACTGAGCGGTTGGAGATAAGCAGTCTCTCTGAGGAACATGGCCAGCCTGTCTGTTCAGAAGATCCAAGCCACTCATCTGACAGCACTGGGAATAACAATAAAAGAAAGAGACCTACCTCACCTTCAAATGGAATACATGGCCATG GTACCACTGTCCCCATTCGATTGTCCTCACAGAAGCATGGAGAATGTGACATATCTACCAAAGAAGACTGTTTCACAAAATCTGCCAAACATGAGGCAGAAGTTTCTATCAGGGCTTCTGCAGAAAGAGTCTTTCCTTTGTCAAACAATAACAATCAACTGTCTCCTCGCATTTCGGTTTCAAAGCAGTGTACATCGTCGTCTAGGGGGACAGAACCTATTGCAAAAGACAAGAAAACAACTGCTTCTTGCTCCAAATTGCACGAGACTGATTTAGAACTAGAGTTCAAGAATTTGATTACTAACTGTGTTCCACCAAGTCTTGATTATGATTTTGACGATCAAGATTGGCTGTTCCAGAGAAAGGATAAGCGCATGAGAGTGAAGGAAAAAGGTGAAGACATCAACATGATGTCTTGTGGCACCTCTGCATTGTTGCCGCGTGCGCAATACCTTGATGATGCTGAATTATATGCATTCCCCTTCACAGTTCCGTTTTGA
- the LOC132604159 gene encoding uncharacterized protein LOC132604159 isoform X1, which yields MFEDPSCSLSCCTGHISCPYKLNLLFWCCKLQRDKERVKSERKKEKKREKKERKREKQEKAKQESSCSRNGKLISGGDNRELKTSYLQKDLENATERLEISSLSEEHGQPVCSEDPSHSSDSTGNNNKRKRPTSPSNGIHGHGTTVPIRLSSQKHGECDISTKEDCFTKSAKHEAEVSIRASAERVFPLSNNNNQLSPRISVSKQCTSSSRGTEPIAKDKKTTASCSKLHETDLELEFKNLITNCVPPSLDYDFDDQDWLFQRKDKRMRVKEKGEDINMMSCGTSALLPRAQYLDDAELYAFPFTVPF from the exons ATGTTTGAGGATCCTAGTTGTTCATTATCATGCTGTACTGGTCATATCTCTTGTCCCTACAAGCTGAACTTGTTATTCTGGTGCTGTAAGCTCCAGAGGGACAAGGAAAGAGTCAAATcggaaaggaagaaagaaaagaaaagggagaagaaagagaggaagagagagaagcaGGAAAAGGCAAAGCAGGAGTCAAGTTGTTCTCGAAACGGGAAGTTGATTAGTGGAGGAGATAATAGGGAGTTGAAAACTAGTTACTTGCAGAAAGATTTAGAGAATGCAACTGAGCGGTTGGAGATAAGCAGTCTCTCTGAGGAACATGGCCAGCCTGTCTGTTCAGAAGATCCAAGCCACTCATCTGACAGCACTGGGAATAACAATAAAAGAAAGAGACCTACCTCACCTTCAAATGGAATACATGGCCATG GTACCACTGTCCCCATTCGATTGTCCTCACAGAAGCATGGAGAATGTGACATATCTACCAAAGAAGACTGTTTCACAAAATCTGCCAAACATGAGGCAGAAGTTTCTATCAGGGCTTCTGCAGAAAGAGTCTTTCCTTTGTCAAACAATAACAATCAACTGTCTCCTCGCATTTCGGTTTCAAAGCAGTGTACATCGTCGTCTAGGGGGACAGAACCTATTGCAAAAGACAAGAAAACAACTGCTTCTTGCTCCAAATTGCACGAGACTGATTTAGAACTAGAGTTCAAGAATTTGATTACTAACTGTGTTCCACCAAGTCTTGATTATGATTTTGACGATCAAGATTGGCTGTTCCAGAGAAAGGATAAGCGCATGAGAGTGAAGGAAAAAGGTGAAGACATCAACATGATGTCTTGTGGCACCTCTGCATTGTTGCCGCGTGCGCAATACCTTGATGATGCTGAATTATATGCATTCCCCTTCACAGTTCCGTTTTGA
- the LOC132604159 gene encoding uncharacterized protein LOC132604159 isoform X3, producing the protein MSRCLEYPPPGYTPKTTSNYALIESIKRDKERVKSERKKEKKREKKERKREKQEKAKQESSCSRNGKLISGGDNRELKTSYLQKDLENATERLEISSLSEEHGQPVCSEDPSHSSDSTGNNNKRKRPTSPSNGIHGHGTTVPIRLSSQKHGECDISTKEDCFTKSAKHEAEVSIRASAERVFPLSNNNNQLSPRISVSKQCTSSSRGTEPIAKDKKTTASCSKLHETDLELEFKNLITNCVPPSLDYDFDDQDWLFQRKDKRMRVKEKGEDINMMSCGTSALLPRAQYLDDAELYAFPFTVPF; encoded by the exons aTGTCTCGGTGCTTGGAGTACCCACCACCTGGTTATACTCCGAAAACAACCAGCAATTATGCCTTGATCGAATCGATTAAG AGGGACAAGGAAAGAGTCAAATcggaaaggaagaaagaaaagaaaagggagaagaaagagaggaagagagagaagcaGGAAAAGGCAAAGCAGGAGTCAAGTTGTTCTCGAAACGGGAAGTTGATTAGTGGAGGAGATAATAGGGAGTTGAAAACTAGTTACTTGCAGAAAGATTTAGAGAATGCAACTGAGCGGTTGGAGATAAGCAGTCTCTCTGAGGAACATGGCCAGCCTGTCTGTTCAGAAGATCCAAGCCACTCATCTGACAGCACTGGGAATAACAATAAAAGAAAGAGACCTACCTCACCTTCAAATGGAATACATGGCCATG GTACCACTGTCCCCATTCGATTGTCCTCACAGAAGCATGGAGAATGTGACATATCTACCAAAGAAGACTGTTTCACAAAATCTGCCAAACATGAGGCAGAAGTTTCTATCAGGGCTTCTGCAGAAAGAGTCTTTCCTTTGTCAAACAATAACAATCAACTGTCTCCTCGCATTTCGGTTTCAAAGCAGTGTACATCGTCGTCTAGGGGGACAGAACCTATTGCAAAAGACAAGAAAACAACTGCTTCTTGCTCCAAATTGCACGAGACTGATTTAGAACTAGAGTTCAAGAATTTGATTACTAACTGTGTTCCACCAAGTCTTGATTATGATTTTGACGATCAAGATTGGCTGTTCCAGAGAAAGGATAAGCGCATGAGAGTGAAGGAAAAAGGTGAAGACATCAACATGATGTCTTGTGGCACCTCTGCATTGTTGCCGCGTGCGCAATACCTTGATGATGCTGAATTATATGCATTCCCCTTCACAGTTCCGTTTTGA